A portion of the Corynebacterium occultum genome contains these proteins:
- the dnaA gene encoding chromosomal replication initiator protein DnaA yields MTHQQKAYLKLARPIVLVQGYAVLATPHTMAKQVVENDLGEYISKVLSKQMGHPCSLAVSVEPHALAAEEASKEIPRAPGTFWEENITPEQQPNQGGPQQTVANQPPQHQNQQPHQSGRGQQFPPQGYPDHNYQEQQFQDPAYQNPNFRNQNFRDPNFNNYGANQDFSGNQEFSGGGWSPSHAPAQQFDAGSGRQQQSPNFDRRLPREKPAHNPNKERSLNPKYTFESFVIGSSNRFANGAAVAVAENPAKAYNPLFIWGGSGLGKTHLLHAAGNYAHVLQPGLRIKYVSSEEFTNDYINSVRDDRQESFKRRYRNLDILMVDDIQFLEGKEGTQEEFFHTFNALHQADKQIILSSDRPPKQLTTLEDRLRTRFEGGLITDIQPPDLETRIAILMKKAQADGTLVDRDVLEMIASRFESSIRELEGALIRVSAYSSLINQPIDMKMAEIALRDILPEDADVEITAAAIMEVTADYFDITLDTLRGAGKTRAVAHARQLAMYLCRELTDLSLPKIGDQFGGKDHTTVMYADRKIRKEMKEKRDTYDEIQSLTQLIKNRSRG; encoded by the coding sequence TTGACCCACCAGCAGAAGGCCTATCTGAAGCTGGCGCGGCCGATTGTCCTCGTCCAGGGTTATGCCGTTTTGGCGACCCCGCACACCATGGCCAAGCAGGTCGTGGAAAATGATCTCGGCGAATACATCTCCAAGGTGCTGTCCAAGCAGATGGGTCACCCCTGCAGCCTGGCAGTCAGTGTCGAGCCCCACGCCCTGGCGGCGGAAGAGGCCTCCAAGGAGATTCCCCGCGCCCCCGGCACATTCTGGGAAGAAAACATCACCCCGGAGCAACAGCCGAACCAGGGTGGGCCGCAGCAGACGGTGGCCAATCAGCCGCCGCAGCACCAGAATCAGCAACCCCATCAGTCTGGGAGGGGACAGCAGTTCCCCCCGCAGGGGTATCCGGACCATAACTACCAGGAACAGCAGTTCCAGGATCCGGCTTACCAGAACCCGAATTTCCGGAATCAGAATTTCCGGGACCCGAATTTCAATAACTACGGTGCGAACCAGGACTTTTCCGGCAACCAGGAGTTCTCCGGTGGCGGCTGGAGTCCCAGCCACGCCCCGGCTCAGCAGTTTGACGCCGGCTCCGGCCGGCAGCAGCAGAGTCCCAACTTTGATCGTCGCCTGCCGCGGGAAAAACCCGCACACAACCCGAACAAGGAACGTTCGCTGAACCCGAAGTACACCTTCGAGTCCTTCGTGATCGGCTCCTCCAACCGCTTCGCCAATGGTGCGGCCGTCGCAGTGGCGGAGAATCCGGCGAAAGCCTATAACCCGCTGTTCATCTGGGGTGGTTCGGGACTGGGAAAAACCCATCTGCTGCATGCGGCCGGTAACTACGCCCATGTGCTGCAGCCGGGCCTGCGGATCAAGTATGTCTCGAGTGAGGAATTCACCAACGACTACATCAACTCGGTCCGTGATGACCGCCAGGAATCCTTCAAGCGGCGCTACCGCAACCTGGACATCCTGATGGTTGATGACATCCAGTTCCTCGAGGGCAAGGAAGGCACCCAGGAAGAGTTCTTCCACACCTTCAACGCCCTGCATCAGGCGGATAAGCAGATCATCCTCTCCTCGGACCGTCCGCCGAAGCAGCTGACCACCCTCGAGGATCGTCTGCGGACCCGTTTCGAGGGTGGATTGATCACTGATATCCAGCCCCCGGATCTGGAGACCCGAATTGCCATTCTGATGAAGAAGGCACAGGCGGACGGCACTCTCGTGGACCGTGACGTGCTGGAGATGATTGCTTCCCGTTTCGAGTCCTCCATCCGCGAGCTTGAAGGTGCGTTGATCCGTGTCTCGGCCTACTCTTCCCTGATCAATCAGCCGATTGACATGAAGATGGCGGAGATTGCGCTGCGTGACATTCTCCCGGAGGATGCCGATGTGGAGATCACCGCAGCGGCGATCATGGAGGTCACCGCCGACTACTTCGATATCACCCTGGACACTCTCCGGGGCGCCGGCAAGACCCGCGCGGTGGCTCATGCCCGCCAACTGGCGATGTACCTCTGCCGGGAGCTGACGGACTTGTCGCTGCCTAAGATCGGTGACCAGTTCGGCGGCAAGGACCACACCACCGTCATGTACGCCGACCGCAAGATCCGCAAGGAAATGAAGGAAAAGCGCGACACCTACGATGAAATTCAGTCCCTGACCCAGCTGATCAAGAACCGCAGCCGCGGCTAA
- the dnaN gene encoding DNA polymerase III subunit beta produces MESQAVSFRVAKDDLANAVAWVARNLPSKVTQPVLRAMLITADDNGLELAGFDYEVSTKVRLSAEVIEPGRIAVAGKLIAEITNTLPNKPVELKVEGSKVLLTCGSSRFELPLIPLDDYPQLPELPETTGTINPQLFTEAITQVATAAGRDDTLPMLTGVNVEINGNQVQMAATDRFRLALRTFEWNPVDPDIQARLLLPAKTLLENARTLDQHQAQPVEIAVGTGEQIGREGLFGVHTENRETTTRMLDADFPNIHPLLPKVHTSMACIPIAPLQEAIRRVSLVTERNAQIRMQFAPGQVILSAGGTDSGHAEETIECDFVGREELIIAFNPGYLKDGLAVVPTEKVVFGFTEPSRSAILLPEPDVFKENGMPEPEADGSFPTPETNFTYLLMPVRLPG; encoded by the coding sequence ATGGAGTCCCAAGCCGTGTCATTCCGGGTAGCCAAGGATGACCTGGCCAACGCAGTCGCCTGGGTCGCAAGAAACCTGCCGAGCAAGGTGACCCAGCCGGTGCTGCGCGCCATGCTGATCACCGCCGATGACAACGGCCTCGAACTCGCAGGCTTCGACTACGAGGTGTCCACCAAGGTCCGCCTCTCCGCCGAGGTCATCGAACCCGGCCGGATTGCCGTTGCCGGCAAGCTCATCGCAGAAATCACCAACACCCTGCCCAATAAGCCGGTCGAGCTGAAGGTTGAGGGCTCTAAAGTCCTGCTGACCTGTGGTTCCTCCCGCTTCGAGCTGCCCCTGATTCCGCTGGATGATTACCCTCAGCTCCCGGAACTTCCGGAGACCACCGGCACCATCAACCCCCAGCTCTTCACCGAAGCCATCACCCAGGTGGCCACCGCCGCCGGCCGGGATGACACCCTTCCCATGCTGACCGGCGTCAATGTCGAGATCAACGGCAACCAGGTCCAGATGGCCGCCACCGACCGTTTCCGACTGGCCCTGCGGACCTTCGAATGGAACCCCGTCGACCCGGATATCCAGGCCCGACTGCTGCTGCCGGCGAAGACCCTGCTGGAAAACGCCCGCACCCTCGACCAACACCAGGCCCAGCCGGTGGAGATCGCTGTGGGCACCGGCGAACAGATCGGCCGGGAGGGACTCTTCGGCGTCCACACCGAAAACCGGGAGACCACCACCCGCATGCTCGATGCTGACTTCCCGAACATTCACCCTCTCCTGCCCAAGGTCCACACCTCCATGGCCTGCATCCCAATCGCCCCGCTGCAGGAGGCCATCCGCCGTGTCAGTCTGGTCACGGAGCGCAACGCCCAGATCCGGATGCAGTTCGCTCCGGGTCAGGTCATCCTCTCCGCCGGCGGCACCGATTCCGGGCACGCCGAGGAAACCATCGAATGTGATTTCGTCGGTCGCGAAGAACTGATCATCGCCTTCAACCCCGGCTACCTCAAGGACGGCCTGGCAGTTGTCCCCACCGAGAAGGTCGTCTTCGGCTTCACTGAGCCCTCCCGCTCTGCGATCCTGCTGCCGGAACCGGACGTTTTCAAGGAAAATGGCATGCCGGAACCCGAAGCTGACGGCAGTTTCCCCACCCCGGAGACCAATTTCACCTACCTGCTCATGCCGGTGCGGCTGCCGGGCTAA